Sequence from the Pirellulales bacterium genome:
CACGCGGTTGCCTCCCGCCAGGACTTGAGCCTGAATTTCTTGCCGCTCGTCTGAAGATCGAGCGCCAACCGAGTATCAGCGATGTCATTCACTGCCTGCACGCGTTCCGCGCGTGCCCGCAGCGGCTTGACGAGGTGATGGGGGCTTCTTTCGACGAATTGAAGTCGGTGCTGTTGGACCAGAATGTCGCCGAGCACCGATACAACGGCTCTATAACGATAGTGCGCACCTCCCACGGGCTCAAATATGTGACGGCGACAACGGTTCAGGCGATCGATGCCTCGGCTCAGGCAACTGCACCTCGCCATGCGGTGGTGCGTGTGGTTGGTACACCACAGATTATGTCGACTGCAGCGGCCAGTGGCACTATTACCCCTTCTGATATAAGTCGGACGGTTGAGTCAAACCTCGCTGCGAGATCTAATTAGTGCATGACATATAGATACTTGGCACGACCGGCCTCGCGTAATGGGGAATGCGTACGTCGAAGCCAGCAACCCGGCAAAAGGAGTTTCAATGACGCCTTGTCAGCTAATCGGACCACGACGGCTGCGCACCACCCGTGCAGCCTGCGTGTGCGGCCGACTACTCGTTTCCGCATCATTGGTGTTTCTTGCTGGGGGCGATGGGGGCGCTGTTCGCGCGGAAGCGGAAGTATCCCTGCCAGCGCAGGCTCCGCCACACTGGCGATCCGGTCCTTACTGCGGCGTAAACGCGGCGTATCTTTTCCTGAAACTCTCTGGTCGCGACGACATCAGTTTTGCATCTATTGAAAGCCAGATTCCGATTTCCGTCTCGGGCAGCAGCGTCCTGTCCGTCACGAACTGCCTGCGGAATCATGGTGTCGATGCCGTGGCCGTGCGGGCCACTCCAAAAGAACTTTATCGAGTACCGAAGCCGGCAGTCGCGTTATTTGAGCCAGACGAGCGCGTGAGCTTCGAGCCGGAAGGGCGACGCCACTTCGTTGTCGTCACTTCCGCGAATGAGGCAGCAGTGCAGTATGTCGACGCAGCGTCCGCGATGATCCAGACACGTACCGCGGAGGAGTTTATCAGGAGCTGGAGCGGCGTCCTTGTCGTCCAGGAGGGTGCGGACCACCGTTTTGCCGTCGCGTGCGCCCTAGCCGCAGTGGCGGTGCCGGCGGTGTGCGTGGTTCTTTTCGCGAGCCTTCGCCGTTACCACGCGCGGTTCCTAAGAGGAGCTTTACTGAAGCGACTAGGCGGAGATTAGGGATGTTTACGGACTTGTTCAGACGCCTCTCGATTGCGGCGTTTTCGCTTCTTGCCGCGCTGACGATCCCGCGCGCCGCGGCGAGAGGCGCGCAAGCCGCGACGCTCGCGGAAATCGCGGTCAGGATTCAAAAATCACGCGAGCAGGTCGAGTCATTCGGCTTTACGGTAGAGCGCTACGGAATCTCGCGTAGTGGGGCAAGCCGCGTTGTCGAGCCAAGTGAAACTGAGACATTTATCTTTAAGGGACCGTTGAGGTATCTGGAACGAACGCGCGTTACGAACGGACCGCGGCGCACGGAGAGCGCGGCGGTGCAGGAAAAGACCGGAACGAACGGGTCGTCCGCCGCATCCCGCGCGTCGAGCGGCCCCCCTGAGCAAGTTCGCACTCATGAAACGCGCGCGTTCGATGGCCGCCAACTTCGATTCATCCTCGGCGACCGCCTTGCGGAGATTCATTCCCCAAAAACACGGGACATTGTGGTCGGAAGCCGATTTGACCCATACTATTTGAAGCTCATCGGATGGTTTGTGCCCGATCCGCTTGCGACGTCGGCATTCGAGGACGCGCGGCGCGCGGGCTGCTTGCCCGACGTCTTCACTTCGGGTGGATACACCGCGGTTCGCGATGCGTGTAGCGGACGCCAATGTACGCGTGTCGATGGCGAGTACCGTATTATCCTCGACGGAAAGGAGTTCTTTCACGGCACTGAAAAGCTGTGGCTCGATGACGAACGGTGCTTCTGTCTCGTGAAACGCGAAGTGACGAATGCGCGCGCGCGGCGGCTCGAATGTATAATAGAAACTGACTCGCCAATAGCGATCATTGATGGGTGCTGGGTTCCGAAGATCTGTCGGGTCTTTGACTATAGCAGCGGCGCCTCGGAGCCTAAGGTTA
This genomic interval carries:
- a CDS encoding cysteine peptidase family C39 domain-containing protein; its protein translation is MTPCQLIGPRRLRTTRAACVCGRLLVSASLVFLAGGDGGAVRAEAEVSLPAQAPPHWRSGPYCGVNAAYLFLKLSGRDDISFASIESQIPISVSGSSVLSVTNCLRNHGVDAVAVRATPKELYRVPKPAVALFEPDERVSFEPEGRRHFVVVTSANEAAVQYVDAASAMIQTRTAEEFIRSWSGVLVVQEGADHRFAVACALAAVAVPAVCVVLFASLRRYHARFLRGALLKRLGGD